A DNA window from Loxodonta africana isolate mLoxAfr1 chromosome 7, mLoxAfr1.hap2, whole genome shotgun sequence contains the following coding sequences:
- the LOC135232013 gene encoding olfactory receptor 52P1-like — MKHTNHSHLNSASFLLMGIPGLESSHFWIAFPFCAMYALAVLGNTAVLLVVRSEPALHQPMYLFLCMLSTIDLVLCTSTMPKLLALFWANAAEIAFGACAAQMFFIHGFSAVESGILLAMSFDRYLAICWPLHYGSLLPPETVSKLGAAEVFRGLGLMTPLTCLLPRLSYCSRVVAHSYCEHMAVVKLACGDTKPNNIYGITAATLVVGTDSICIAVSYTLILRAVLGLSSKEARAKTCGTCGSHLGVILLFYTPGLFSFYTQRFGQHVPRHIHILLADLYLVVPPMLNPIIYGMKTKQIREGAIRLLKWAPAQS, encoded by the coding sequence ATGaaacacacaaaccacagccaTCTGAACTCAGCCTCCTTCCTGCTCATGGGAATTCCTGGCCTGGAGTCATCCCACTTTTGGATTGCATTTCCCTTCTGTGCCATGTATGCTCTGGCAGTACTTGGCAACACGGCAGTGCTGCTGGTGGTACGCTCAGAGCCTGCCCTGCACCAGCCCATGTACCTGTTCCTATGCATGCTGTCCACCATTGACCTGGTGCTCTGCACCTCCACCATGCCCAAGCTCCTAGCActcttttgggcaaatgctgccgaGATCGCCTTTGGGGCTTGTGCTGCCCAGATGTTCTTTATCCATGGCTTCTCAGCTGTAGAATCTGGCATCCTGCTAGCAATGTCCTTTGACCGCTACTTGGCCATCTGCTGGCCTTTGCACTATGGGTCATTATTGCCCCCAGAGACTGTGAGCAAGCTGGGGGCGGCTGAAGTATTTCGTGGCCTGGGGCTCATGACCCCACTCACCTGCTTACTGCCACGGTTGAGCTACTGTAGCCGAGTGGTAGCCCACTCCTACTGTGAGCATATGGCAGTGGTAAAGCTGGCTTGTGGGGACACAAAGCCAAACAATATCTATGGCATCACAGCTGCCACACTAGTGGTGGGCACTGACTCCATCTGCATCGCTGTCTCCTACACACTCATCCTGCGGGCTGTGTTAGGCCTCTCCTCCAAGGAGGCAAGGGCCAAGACCTGTGGCACTTGTGGTTCCCACCTGGGTGTCATCCTACTCTTCTACACACCAGGACTATTCTCATTCTACACACAACGTTTTGGCCAGCATGTGCCCCGGCACATCCACATCCTCCTGGCTGACCTCTACCTCGTCGTGCCACCCATGCTTAACCCCATCATCTATGGCATGAAGACCAAGCAGATCCGGGAGGGAGCCATCCGACTGCTGAAATGGGCCCCTGCTCAGTCATAA